GCGCCGTAGGCGTATCGGACGTACTGCCATCCGGTGGGCCGGGCGGCGTCGCTGGTCCGCCCGGTTCGCGGACCCTCGAGTGACCTACGGACCGACTGGTGAGCAGTCTCGCGGGTCATGGGCTCTCCTCATCCGGGCGTCGGCGGCACCTCTCCATTCAATCGTACACGATTGAATAGGTCCCTATCGTCGTCACCTGAGCGTTTCCATCTCACAGATCGACCGCGCGCGTCCGCTGCGGCGGAGGTCCGACGAACTCCAGGTCGAGGTCCGCGGCCGCGGCCCCGAGTTTGGCCATCATGTCTCCCGGGTTGATGAGTCCTTCGGTGTGCACGAAGTCGTCGGTGTTCTCGCCGGTCACGTCGAAGAAGCTCTCGAACACGTCGGAGGTGAGCATGCCGAGCATCGTGGTGTTGTGTGCGTCGAACGCGAAGCTGTGGATGGTGCCGGCGGGCGCGTGCAGGTAGTCGCCGGCGGTGAGCAGCGTTTCGACACCGTTGGCGTACAGCCACACCCGTCCGGAGACGACGAAGAAGTTCTCGGTGTGCTGACGGTGGAAATGCTGCGGGATGTACGGCGACTTCCCGCCCAGGGTCAGCACCGAGAAATAGCGGCCTCCCGTGGTGCGGCCACGAGTGCCGTAGGCGTTGATCGCGTCGGGCCAGGCACGTCGGTCGCCGGTGTGTGCGCGCAGAAAGTAGCCCTCGACGCTCTCCGGCAGGACGTCGTCCCACGCGTCGCACGCCGCCACACGCGGAAGATCGTGCAACCGAGCACCGGTCGGCGCGAACAATTGATCCGCGTTCCTCGATATGCCGGATCGTCCATCGGCCGAGTAGATGCGGGAGACGACGTCGGCGCCGGAATCGGCCAGTGCGTCGAGGGCTCCGCCGGGCGCCGACCAGAACAGCAGCTTGGTCATGTGGCCGAGCATCCGGTACGCGACCGGGATGCCGGGCGGCACGTGGACAGAATCGCCTGGGGTGAGGATGCGACTCTCGCCGGGTAGCCAGAACTGCACGCATCCGTCGAAGACGTAGTAGGAGCGCTGATGGTCGGGCAGGCTGTGGAAGCCGGCACCCGCTCCGCGCGGGCCGAGAATGTATGCGGCGTCGAACAATCCGCCGGTGTCCGCGGCGCGAGCGATCACCGTCCAGAGTTGGTTGTCGACCTCGTAGCGCATCCCTTCGCCGTCGGCGAGACGGTACGGAACGGGTTCCCCCGGGAGCGCGTCGACCACTGGGGCGAGCTGGTGGATGGCACTGAGGTCGGTGGCCGGGGTCATCGGATTCCTCCTGAGGTCGTGTTCATTGCGCGCGGAGCGGGAGCGGCGAGGTGTCGGGCGAAGAAGTCGCCGATGTCGTCGAATGCGAACGTCGTGCGGTCTTCGGTTCGGACGGTGTCGCGCGCCGAGAGGTGCAGCGCAGCCGCGGGACCCTCCGCATCGAGCCGGCCGTCATCCATCACCGGCGGTGACGGTACGTCAGATCTGTTGGGCGGGTTGAGGAATCCGTGTTGGAAGCCATCGACGAGGTAGAGGTCGACCTCGACGCCGGCGTCCGCCAGCGCATCGTAGAGCCGTCGGCTGTGGTCGGCGGCGACCAGCAGATCACCGGTGCCATGGGAGATCTGGAACGGCGGCGCACCCGCGGTGACGTGGTGGAGCGGACTTGCGGCACGCGCAGCGTCGGGCAGGTCGGCCGGGTCCCCACCGATCAGCCGCCCCTCCGGGCTCTCTGCGGGTGAGGTGACGCCGGGCAGTGGCAGCCCCGGCTCGATCTCGCCGGGGACCAGGGTGGCCGGGCCGTAGGATTCGGCGACGGCCTGCACGCCGGCATCGCCGGTGGTGGGGCCCTCACCGGGCAACTGGTCGACGGCGGAGAACAGACCGGTCAGTGCGGCGAGGTGACCTCCGGCGGACGCTCCCCAGACACCGATGCGGGTCGGATCGAGACCGAGATCCGATGCGCCATCGCGCAGATGCCGGATGGCCGCGCGCACGTCGTGGAGCTGGGCGGGGAAGTGCGCCTGTCCGCTGAGCCGGTAGTCGATGCTGGCCATCGCGAATCCGCGCTCACAGAAGTGGCGTACCAGGTCCGGGCACAGGGTCCGGTCACTGGTGAACCATCCACCGCCGTGCAGGAAGACGATCACCGGCGCAGGCACAGGTGCGCCGGGGGTGACGAGGTCGAGGTGCAGGTCGCCGGCCTCTCGACGCGCATAGACTAAGTCGCGGCGGACGATTCCAGAGGATCTCACGCTCCCCAGTCTGTGGCGGCAGGGTGACCGAGTCCACAAGGAATCCGTGCACGATCATGAGGCCCGGCCTCATGATCATCGGCGAACGAGCCTGCTCACCGCCTCCACTGCGACCGCCTCGAACGCGTCGATCAACGGAATGGCGTGGGACTTCCGTCGGCACAGGTAGGTGGTCACCGGTGGAAGGTCGGTGATGGGGATGTAGCGCAATCCCGGCCGGGCATGCGTGGATGCGGCGGTGGCGCCACAGATGTTGACGCCGACACCCGCGGCGCACAACTGGAGCACCTCGTCGAACTGGTTGGCCAGCGGCAGGATCCGGGGGTGGACGCCGCTCGGCCGCGGGTCGACGAACCAGCCCTGGGCTCCCCCGGCATCACGTATGCCGATGAAGGTCTCCTCGTCGGTTTCCTCCAGCCGGACCGATTCACGATCGGCCATCCCATGCGATTCGTTGACCACCAGCATCCGGTCCTCGGACCACAAGGGCGTGGTCTCGATTCCGTCGACATGT
This sequence is a window from Gordonia insulae. Protein-coding genes within it:
- a CDS encoding alpha/beta hydrolase translates to MRSSGIVRRDLVYARREAGDLHLDLVTPGAPVPAPVIVFLHGGGWFTSDRTLCPDLVRHFCERGFAMASIDYRLSGQAHFPAQLHDVRAAIRHLRDGASDLGLDPTRIGVWGASAGGHLAALTGLFSAVDQLPGEGPTTGDAGVQAVAESYGPATLVPGEIEPGLPLPGVTSPAESPEGRLIGGDPADLPDAARAASPLHHVTAGAPPFQISHGTGDLLVAADHSRRLYDALADAGVEVDLYLVDGFQHGFLNPPNRSDVPSPPVMDDGRLDAEGPAAALHLSARDTVRTEDRTTFAFDDIGDFFARHLAAPAPRAMNTTSGGIR
- a CDS encoding quercetin 2,3-dioxygenase, which encodes MTPATDLSAIHQLAPVVDALPGEPVPYRLADGEGMRYEVDNQLWTVIARAADTGGLFDAAYILGPRGAGAGFHSLPDHQRSYYVFDGCVQFWLPGESRILTPGDSVHVPPGIPVAYRMLGHMTKLLFWSAPGGALDALADSGADVVSRIYSADGRSGISRNADQLFAPTGARLHDLPRVAACDAWDDVLPESVEGYFLRAHTGDRRAWPDAINAYGTRGRTTGGRYFSVLTLGGKSPYIPQHFHRQHTENFFVVSGRVWLYANGVETLLTAGDYLHAPAGTIHSFAFDAHNTTMLGMLTSDVFESFFDVTGENTDDFVHTEGLINPGDMMAKLGAAAADLDLEFVGPPPQRTRAVDL